TGGCTCTGGGAGAAGGGAACTGCCCCAGGCATCTCCATGGCATTTGAATTCCCAGCACCAGTGCTCTGGAGCACCCCAAAAACCCCACCAATGCAGGGGGCtctctgtgcaggggaggggaagagcacaGCAGTCCTGACCGCTTCACCCGAGCAGACACATCCTGGCTGGGGAGGTAAGGCTTGTGGGTACCATGACTGCGCTCTGCCTGTCTGTGGGCACCTAGCTGATCCCAAGGGGTTGGGGGGACAGTCACCTGTTCCTCTTCTGGGACAGAGCAGGGTCCCTTGCCATTTTCCCAGCTTTTTTTGAAGCCCTCTCCACCTCCATGCATGGCCCTGGAATGTctgaatccagccctgggagtcagCAGAGCTTTATGGGAGTAAATGTGCCTCTTTCCACAGGCTCCTGGGAACAGCCCAGCTCAGAGCTGTGACTCTCGCAGGGACCACCACCAGCTGCTGAAAATAGAGGGTCAGGGACCCCCCTAGTGGACAATTCTGCACTGATCTCCATTTCAGGGAGGTTCCCTGTGAGTTAATGGCTGGCTAGAGACCTGCACCATGGCAGTTTAATTCATTCTCTGATCAAATGTAACCACGAAGGCTCTCGTGATCCATGCCAATGTCTCACCCCACTGACCTTTTTGTCTCAGCAATACCTTGTGGAAGTGAGTTCCCCAGGTTAGCTGTGTGCTGGTTGGCAGTGGGCAGAGGCCACCCTGGAAATACTGTTCCGAAAAGGGGCTTGGccaggaagaggaaggaggagagtggggaaggaaggaagtggtggccagggcttcccaatggggagaaggaggagagaatGGGCAAGTGTTTGGAGCCAGGGGTGAGTGGCTGttccctggagctggggccatgTCAGGGGAGTGGGGCTAAGCAGAGGAGAGAACTGGTCGGCAGAAGAGGGGACTGGTGGGCAGAGGGGTTAAGCAGGGATCTCTGAGGAAGCTGAGTCAGGAACTCTGGGTGAGAATTGACTGGGCCATGGGAGGTGGAATCTCAAAGAACAGGGGCTGGcagggtctgtggggtgggggttttgAGAGGGGTGGGAGAAGATTAAGGGCTGTGGGTGTTTGCTTGGGGGTCTGGGATagttgagggagagggagagaaacactCAGAGTCTAGGGTAAGATGGGTTCAGTGGGTGAATCATGGATCATCTCTAAATAAATTTCTTTATAAAATTTTCATCCAGTCTCAATTATTATCCCCCAGATTTTggtaaagtgaggcacagagagttgagGTAACATAGCTGCATAGCTGGGCTTCCATCACAGGAGTTCTTAGCATCTCGACCTTCTTTCTCTAGACACCAGGCTGTCCTAGTTATCATTACAGGCTGAGATTCTCAAGGGTgtctaagggatttaggagcccaaGATATACACGCCTTACTGCCATAGGCTCCTTTGCAAATCCCAGGCACCATTTTCAGCAATTCAGGGGAAGCCCAGGCCTTGGAAGTTAACGAGAGACACAGGGCCAGGATTAAAAAGGGGTCTAGGGACCTAAAGGAAGAGATAGCTGCCTATTGGGATTGACAATAGCATCTAAGCAGGTTAAGCTCCTCACTCCCACTGAATACCATGGGACTTAGTCCCCTAGCTCATTTAGGAGCATTGATAAATCCCCGTAGGTGCCTGTCTTCATCTTTGTGATCCTGGCCCACAGGTAACACAGAAGCTGGGCTGGAATCAGGGAACGCTGGGGGAGATCATAGGCCTGTGCTATGTTAGGGGCAGACTAGAGGATCAGAATGGTTCTTTTGGCTTTATCACCTAGGCACCTATGCACTTGCCTGTgggcctgtgctgctgagctgtgcagggctccagggagtgAGTCCCGCTAGCCCTTAGGAAATAGACATGAATAAATCACCTTCCCGCAGCATCTGTCCTTTAATGCCGATGATGCTCAGCGCCAGCTACACACAGCTCATCTGTAGAGCCAAGAGGTTTGAGTTAAGTTCTGGCTGAGCAGTCTCAAAATAAAGGGGGAAAGGATTCTCAGATGCCTGTGCCTTTAGCTTCTAGATTCTAGTAGATAGTGACCAAAGAATCCTGGTGCTGGATGGCTGAATGGATCATACGttgggaaaaaaatccacaaagatCATCAAAGTAAGTTTTctatttcaattaaatatgtTGGGGGATCAACATACAGGGGAAAATTAAGATGATAAATATGAATTACAATATGAACTTGTTAAGACTTTTACTCTCAATTTAATCAAATACCTACTGCTGATTGGAATTTTTCCATCCTtcaggaaaattttgacttttaacTGAAAACctcaaatccatttttttttcaggttttggcAAATGAAAACTTTTTGCTGAAAACTGGATTATTTTTATCACAAACccaaaaatgtttgggttttgagTTTTCAATTTCTTTACAAATcaatcacaaaatgtttggagAAAAGCAGACAGATTCTGAGATTTGTTGTTGTTTAGCTGAAAACCCACTTTCCATTAAAAAGAACACAGATGAAAATTTGCAACCTGCCTTAAACTTCAAATAAATTGGGGAACATTAATATTGCCTGATAAAACCTTAATTTCAAACCATTTTTTCTACTGCATCTATGTGATTTCTCTTCCAAAGGGATAGTTGTCCTAGTAGAGAGAGCAGAGAaagcgagggagggaggggaaacagaggcaaaaagaggggaaatgactggcctaaggtcacacagcaggtcactggcagagacAAGAGTAGAGCCCAAGTGTCCTGACAATccctgcacagcacagcacagagtAAATGATACAACATAGTGGTGACAGAGGAATGCCGCTAGTCCATTGTTACACGCAGGCCGACGTGCAGCCGGTAGTTGGTGCCATAAATAAGTTTGGAAGCAGGCAGCCGGCCATCTAAGCACAGAGCTTGGGGTAGAAACATTACAGATGAGCTGCTACTTATGATGCTGGGTGAGTCTACATGAGAATCAGGCTGTGTTGGCATTTTAGTCTATCCATTTCATGGCCAACCTGTGAGCTTGGTGACGGTTGCAGTAGAGGGACCTTCTTTGGAAGAATTGTTGGGTTTGGattgtatcagagaggtagccgtgttagtctggttctgtaaaagcagcaaagaatcctgtggcaccttatagactaacagacgttttgcagcatgagctttcgtgggtgaatgcccacttgcatccgacgaagtgggcattcacccacgaaagctcatgctgcaaaacgtctgttagtctataaggtgccacaggattctttgctgggtTTGGATTGTACTTTGTTCCATCCTTCATAAAGATTTTAACAGGCCATATTTTAGGCCAAATCCACAAAAGGGGTAAAGTAAcgaagctccattgactttaaatgaGCCGACCCAATTTACACTAATGTGATAAAGTGACTGATTGATTGTCAGAGGTGAGGAGCACTAACAATACCTCATCATTGCAAGTGACGAGTGCTGTGCACCTTTAACATTCATATAATGAGATATTACATAAAAAGGAATCAGGGCCATTCCCACTGTCGTTCTAACTCTGATCATTGTCCTTCTCATTCCCCCTACAGCCATCACACGATGtactgaggaagaaaatgtccaaccaaaccgCCATGACCgaattccttctcctgggattctctgatgttcgggagctgcagattttatactttgtggtgtttctagtgcTTTACCTCGCATCCCTACTGGGGAAccttctcatcatcacagccaTAGCCCTCAACCATCAACTTCACatccccatgtacttcttcctgatgaatttgtccatcctagacctcggctccatctctgtcaccatccccaaatccatggccaactccATCATGAACACAAGATTGATTTCTTATTCTGGATGTGTCGCCCAAGTCTTTCTTGTCTTCTTCTTTGCTTCAGCAGATTTTGCCATACTGACCATCATGGCATACAACAGATATGTCGctatctgccaaccactgcactatgagagagtgatgaacagaagagcttgtgtccaaatggcagccagtgcctggatcagtgTTATTTTCTACTCTGCAGTGCACACTGGGAACACGTTTGCAATATTTttctgtggaggcaacatggtggatcagttcttctgtgaagtCCCCCAGCTCCTCAAGCTTGCTTGCTCTAACTCAGACCTCAGTGAAGTTGGGTTTCTCATCTTTAGTGTGTGCTTAGCCTCAAGCTGCTTTGTTTTCATAATTGTgtcatatgttcagatcttcaccaCAGTgttgagaatcccctctgagcagggccggcataaagccttcttcacctgcctccctcacctcatcGTGGTCTCCTTGTTTATTTGCACTGGGACCTTTGCCTActtgaaacccacctccagctcaacCTCAGGTCTGGATCTCatggtggctgttctctattctgtGTTGCCACCAGTGACAAAtccgatcatctacagcatgagaaaCAAAGAGCTCAAAGGTGCACTGAGTAAATTGATAGGTTGGAGTTTATTCTCTAAGAATAAAATGTCCATATTTCTCCGTCAGTAACAATTTCATTCTGTGTTTctttatataatcagctgatgaCATTATTGCCTTCCTGAGAAAACACTGTTCAATCTGTTTATGCAGAATTGGGTATTTACACTAGGAAAAATCCAGACAAACATTACTCAAGAAAAAAGGAGTTATTATaggtttacaccaatgtaaatatgATTGGAACCTATCTTCTTATACTGCTATCCACCACCATACTATCTGAGCACCTTGGCATAAAATCAGTACCCATAGCAAAGTCCTTAGTGAGGTCTCTGGCTCTTCTTATTTTTGGGGATAATCTCTGATTGAGGTATCAATCCAATTgttctttgtgttttttgtttacttgtttgtcagatttttatttatttatttatttattttgtttaacttgttggctggtttggtttgtttctttggaGGTGggaaagcctggggaggtggggagtGTTTGGTTAGACAGGATTTTGGATGTTTGCCCTCTCTTGGAAGTGCCATTATGTCATCTCTCTGATGGGGTTTTCTGAGCAAGCTAAAGGTTTGCTCCCCACAGTGACAACCTCATTAATCATAATGATCGATTTCTATTTGATTGTGAATTAtgttagctagctagctag
The sequence above is a segment of the Mauremys mutica isolate MM-2020 ecotype Southern chromosome 12, ASM2049712v1, whole genome shotgun sequence genome. Coding sequences within it:
- the LOC123346367 gene encoding olfactory receptor 14A16-like is translated as MSNQTAMTEFLLLGFSDVRELQILYFVVFLVLYLASLLGNLLIITAIALNHQLHIPMYFFLMNLSILDLGSISVTIPKSMANSIMNTRLISYSGCVAQVFLVFFFASADFAILTIMAYNRYVAICQPLHYERVMNRRACVQMAASAWISVIFYSAVHTGNTFAIFFCGGNMVDQFFCEVPQLLKLACSNSDLSEVGFLIFSVCLASSCFVFIIVSYVQIFTTVLRIPSEQGRHKAFFTCLPHLIVVSLFICTGTFAYLKPTSSSTSGLDLMVAVLYSVLPPVTNPIIYSMRNKELKGALSKLIGWSLFSKNKMSIFLRQ